Within Conexibacter woesei DSM 14684, the genomic segment CGCTGACGGCGCCGGTCGCCGAGGCGCTCGCCGAGCGCTTCACGACCGCGCACCTCGACCGCCGCGGGCGCGGCGACAGCGGCGACACGCAGCCGTACGCGGTCGAGCGCGAGGTCGAGGACATCGGCGCGATCGTCGAGGCGCTCGGCGGCGAGGCCGGGCTCTACGGGCTCTCCTCGGGCGCCGTGCTCGCGATCGAGGCCGCGCGCCAGTTGAAGGGCATCACGAAGCTGGCCGTCTGGGAGCCGCCGCTGATCGTCGACGACAGCCGTCCGCCGCTTCCGGCCGACTACGTCGAGCAGCTCGACGCGCTCGTCGCAGAGGACCGCCGCGGCGACGCCGTCGAGCTGTTCTTCAGCGCCGCCGTCGGGATCCCGCCGGAGTTCGTCGCCGGGATGAAGCAGAGCCCGATGTGGGACGGAATGACCGCCGTCGCGCACACGCTCGCGTACGACGGGCGCGTCGCGCGCGACGTGATGGCGGGGAAGCCGCTGCCGGCCGCGTGGGCCGAGCTGACGATCCCGACGCTCGTGCTCGTCGGCGGGCTGAGCGAGCCGTTCATGGAGAACGGCAACCGTGCGCTCGCGCAGCTGCTGCCGAATGCGGAGCTGAAGACGATCGAGGGCCAGGACCACGCGGTCGCGCCCGACGCGATCGGTCCGTACCTGCGCGAGTTCTTCACCGCCTGAGCGCCCATCGTCCTGGGTTGGTGTCGCTATACGACAGCAACCCAGGACGACGGCGGTGGTCGCCAACCATTTCCCGGGTGGTTAGAGTTACGGAATCCAGGGGGCTGGGAGGCTCGAGCATGAACGCATCGCCCGTGAACTCCTACACGGAGTGGGGACCGCTGAGGGAGATCATCGTCGGCGAGGTGGACAACGGCTGGCTGCCGCGGAGGCCGGAGCAC encodes:
- a CDS encoding alpha/beta fold hydrolase, translated to MSTTATTQTVTSADGTQIAFDRRGDGPAIVLVGGALSSRAGDPLTAPVAEALAERFTTAHLDRRGRGDSGDTQPYAVEREVEDIGAIVEALGGEAGLYGLSSGAVLAIEAARQLKGITKLAVWEPPLIVDDSRPPLPADYVEQLDALVAEDRRGDAVELFFSAAVGIPPEFVAGMKQSPMWDGMTAVAHTLAYDGRVARDVMAGKPLPAAWAELTIPTLVLVGGLSEPFMENGNRALAQLLPNAELKTIEGQDHAVAPDAIGPYLREFFTA